One Ignavibacteriales bacterium genomic region harbors:
- a CDS encoding SOS response-associated peptidase, whose amino-acid sequence MCGRFTITTDRVEIILDKFKAELAPGFGGYKPRYNAAPGQSVPVIVTKDGKRFLTNMFWGFVPPWGEKSDGSTVSQANIRDDTIERNKFFKERILTNRCVFVADGFYEWKKPEGYENLVRGKKLPKGVRKIPYRIILKNKEIFALAGLWRSIDIDEKKIVTAGIITTNPNELMKPIHDRMPVILEEEKLISWLNPEVRSFNELSKQLEPYPKDEMDAYVVSNVVNNSRDDSPECIERLK is encoded by the coding sequence ATGTGCGGCAGATTCACAATAACAACGGATCGGGTTGAGATCATACTCGACAAATTCAAAGCCGAATTGGCGCCCGGTTTTGGCGGATACAAACCACGTTACAATGCGGCTCCGGGACAATCTGTTCCTGTTATCGTCACGAAAGATGGAAAAAGATTTTTAACAAATATGTTCTGGGGATTTGTACCGCCGTGGGGAGAAAAGAGCGATGGCTCTACAGTGTCTCAAGCGAATATTCGGGACGACACAATAGAGCGGAATAAATTTTTCAAAGAAAGAATACTTACCAACCGCTGTGTATTTGTGGCTGATGGATTTTATGAATGGAAAAAACCTGAAGGATACGAGAATTTGGTTAGAGGTAAAAAATTACCGAAGGGTGTACGAAAAATTCCTTACAGAATAATTTTGAAAAATAAAGAGATATTCGCTCTTGCCGGTTTGTGGCGTTCCATCGATATTGATGAAAAGAAAATTGTAACCGCTGGGATCATAACTACGAATCCGAACGAGTTAATGAAGCCGATTCATGACAGGATGCCTGTGATTTTGGAAGAGGAAAAATTAATATCATGGCTCAATCCTGAAGTAAGATCATTCAATGAACTTTCCAAACAGCTCGAACCTTATCCGAAAGATGAGATGGATGCGTATGTTGTTTCAAATGTAGTGAATAATAGCCGGGATGATTCGCCTGAGTGCATTGAGCGGTTAAAATAA
- the thiI gene encoding tRNA 4-thiouridine(8) synthase ThiI, with the protein MQPVIIIHHHEITLKGNNRKWFEQQLLKNVRTVLGELVPHSAITGGYGRFVIKLQEVSNNQLIIERLKYVFGLSNICIGVKVEQDSDAIMNASIGLLADEKFKTIRVTTRRADKNFPIGSMEMNARVGAAICEKFNVRANLTEPDETIFIEIANKVAYVYRAKVQGAGGLPSSISGKVVSLISAGFDSPVASWMMMKRGATIVFVHFHSMPYTSQNSIDQVKQIVETLTKYQFKSKLYLVPFAEVQNEIVLKTPMPLRVILYRRLMIRIAEAIATKEKAEALVTGEAVGQVASQTLRNIRNIDNAAALPILRPISGNDKEETMVIARKIGTYDISKEPYDDCCSFLAPRKPEIWSNIHEIEAAEANLDMQALMNLALEKQTIEQFFYPN; encoded by the coding sequence ATGCAACCAGTAATAATAATTCATCATCATGAGATCACTCTCAAAGGCAACAACCGCAAGTGGTTTGAACAGCAATTACTGAAGAATGTCCGTACCGTTCTTGGTGAGTTGGTACCGCACAGCGCTATAACGGGTGGTTACGGCAGATTCGTGATTAAACTTCAAGAAGTATCGAACAACCAACTGATTATTGAACGGTTGAAATATGTTTTCGGTCTTTCTAATATTTGCATCGGTGTAAAAGTGGAACAGGATAGTGATGCTATCATGAATGCCTCGATTGGATTACTGGCGGATGAGAAATTTAAAACCATCAGAGTTACCACGCGGCGGGCAGATAAGAATTTCCCAATCGGTTCTATGGAAATGAATGCGAGGGTGGGGGCGGCGATTTGTGAAAAATTCAATGTCCGTGCTAACCTAACCGAGCCGGATGAGACTATATTCATTGAAATTGCAAACAAGGTCGCGTACGTTTATCGTGCAAAAGTCCAGGGTGCAGGCGGGTTGCCCTCAAGCATAAGCGGAAAAGTTGTCTCACTCATCTCGGCAGGTTTCGATTCACCCGTGGCATCTTGGATGATGATGAAGCGCGGTGCGACAATAGTCTTCGTCCACTTTCACAGTATGCCTTATACAAGTCAGAACTCAATCGATCAGGTAAAACAGATTGTTGAAACTCTGACGAAATATCAGTTCAAATCGAAACTCTATCTGGTACCATTCGCCGAAGTTCAAAACGAGATCGTTCTTAAAACCCCAATGCCGTTGCGTGTTATACTGTATCGTAGATTGATGATACGAATTGCAGAAGCAATCGCGACGAAAGAGAAAGCAGAAGCATTAGTTACGGGTGAAGCGGTTGGTCAGGTTGCATCACAGACATTAAGGAATATCCGAAATATTGATAATGCCGCTGCATTACCTATTCTTCGTCCGATCTCCGGGAATGACAAAGAGGAGACGATGGTTATCGCAAGAAAAATCGGCACCTATGATATTTCGAAGGAGCCGTATGATGATTGTTGTTCGTTCTTGGCACCGAGGAAACCTGAGATCTGGTCCAATATCCATGAAATAGAAGCGGCAGAAGCGAACTTAGATATGCAAGCACTTATGAATTTAGCGCTTGAGAAACAGACAATCGAGCAGTTCTTTTATCCTAATTAA
- a CDS encoding CDGSH iron-sulfur domain-containing protein, producing the protein MMSTKITVKDHGSIQVEGEFEVYDLKGKKFDLTGKKAIYLCRCGHSKNNPFCDGSHKAANFNSEINAK; encoded by the coding sequence ATTATGTCAACAAAAATAACAGTGAAAGATCACGGAAGCATTCAGGTAGAAGGGGAATTCGAAGTGTACGACTTGAAGGGGAAGAAATTCGATTTGACGGGGAAAAAAGCGATTTATCTTTGTCGGTGCGGACATAGTAAGAATAATCCTTTTTGCGACGGCAGTCATAAAGCTGCGAATTTTAATTCAGAAATTAATGCAAAATAA
- a CDS encoding DUF4412 domain-containing protein has translation MYQRIIKSIIITSCLMIGITKISFAQFEGAIDMKVTVMEDGKPQVMEYSMMMKKDLVASQIKSVGGGEGGGKFIFRGDKKLLWIVNDAEKNYLEISLNDADNKKTNDLESKNKPKVTKTGKTEKLLGYVCDEVIIEDGKEVTHIWGTSKLGNIYQDLMKSFGSIAGNTDPKQNGGWESELEALKLFPLKIISKENGKVTQTQEVIKIESKMVPVKIFDIPAGFKKIPMGLNMQEMMREPDKDDPGVNPDLEKMMKQLQEMQEEKEDTSDGGK, from the coding sequence ATGTATCAACGAATTATTAAATCTATTATTATCACATCTTGTTTGATGATCGGGATAACTAAAATATCTTTTGCTCAATTTGAAGGAGCGATAGATATGAAGGTAACGGTGATGGAAGATGGGAAACCGCAGGTGATGGAATATTCAATGATGATGAAAAAAGATCTCGTCGCTTCACAGATTAAATCTGTTGGTGGCGGTGAAGGAGGAGGGAAATTCATATTTAGGGGTGATAAAAAACTGCTCTGGATTGTGAACGATGCCGAGAAAAACTATTTAGAAATATCGTTGAACGACGCGGATAATAAGAAAACGAACGATCTCGAGAGTAAAAATAAACCGAAGGTAACCAAAACCGGGAAGACTGAAAAACTGCTCGGTTACGTCTGCGATGAAGTGATAATCGAGGATGGAAAAGAAGTAACACACATTTGGGGTACATCAAAGCTCGGTAATATTTATCAAGATCTGATGAAATCGTTCGGCAGTATAGCCGGCAATACCGATCCAAAACAAAACGGGGGTTGGGAATCGGAATTAGAAGCGTTGAAGTTGTTTCCATTGAAAATAATATCGAAAGAAAATGGTAAAGTAACACAAACCCAAGAAGTGATTAAAATTGAATCGAAAATGGTTCCGGTAAAAATATTCGATATACCTGCCGGGTTTAAAAAAATACCGATGGGATTGAATATGCAGGAGATGATGCGCGAACCCGATAAAGACGATCCGGGAGTTAATCCTGACTTGGAAAAGATGATGAAACAATTGCAAGAGATGCAGGAAGAGAAAGAAGATACATCCGACGGCGGCAAATAA